In one Pseudomonas fitomaticsae genomic region, the following are encoded:
- a CDS encoding ABC transporter permease subunit has protein sequence MRTFNQQFLRLVPSGRKFVIGIPFIWLFLFFMLPFFLVMKISFSEAALSIPPYSEIYTYAEQKFQLFLNIGNYTMLGEDELYLSAYLGSLKVAALSTMMCLVIGFPMAYAITKASKEAQNVLLLLIMMPTWTAILIRVYAWMGILSNNGLLNAFLMWTGLTDHPIEILNTNTAVYIGVVYAYLPFMVLPLYANLVKHDGSLLEAAQDLGSSNFNNFWKITVPLAKNGIIAGCMLVFIPVVGEFVIPELLGGPETLMIGRVLWQEFFNNRDWPVASALAVVMLLILIVPILLFNRSQAKEMEARG, from the coding sequence CGTTCATCTGGCTGTTCCTGTTCTTCATGCTGCCGTTCTTCCTGGTGATGAAGATCAGCTTCTCGGAAGCCGCGCTGTCGATCCCGCCGTACTCGGAGATCTACACCTACGCCGAACAGAAATTCCAGCTGTTCCTGAACATCGGCAACTACACCATGCTCGGCGAAGACGAGCTGTACCTGTCGGCCTACCTCGGTTCGCTGAAGGTCGCGGCACTGAGTACGATGATGTGCCTGGTGATCGGTTTCCCGATGGCTTACGCGATCACCAAGGCCAGCAAGGAAGCGCAAAACGTTTTGCTGCTGTTGATCATGATGCCGACCTGGACCGCGATCCTGATCCGCGTTTACGCGTGGATGGGCATCCTCAGCAACAACGGTTTGCTCAACGCATTTTTGATGTGGACCGGGCTCACCGATCACCCGATCGAGATCCTCAACACCAACACGGCCGTCTACATTGGAGTCGTGTATGCCTACTTGCCATTCATGGTGCTGCCGCTTTACGCCAACCTGGTGAAGCACGACGGCAGCCTGCTGGAAGCCGCGCAGGATCTGGGTTCGAGCAACTTCAACAACTTCTGGAAAATCACCGTACCGCTGGCCAAGAACGGCATCATCGCCGGCTGCATGCTGGTGTTCATTCCGGTGGTGGGCGAGTTCGTGATTCCGGAACTGCTGGGCGGCCCGGAGACCCTGATGATCGGTCGCGTGCTGTGGCAAGAGTTCTTCAATAACCGCGACTGGCCGGTGGCATCTGCTCTGGCGGTGGTGATGCTGTTGATCCTGATTGTGCCGATTCTGCTGTTCAACCGCAGCCAGGCCAAAGAGATGGAGGCACGGGGATGA